From Halomarina salina, the proteins below share one genomic window:
- a CDS encoding hydantoinase/oxoprolinase family protein has product MHTLGIDIGGTFTDFTLVDESAREVTTEKEPTTRDNPAVGALAGARRLLSERGIAASDVGTVIHGTTLVSNTLIEKTGATTGLLTTAGIRDSLELRRGSRYDMFDWDMEYPDPLVPRDRRLELDERLDDDGAVVRPIDRDEVRDRAATLVEDHGVDSIAVSLLHSYVDDGHERVVEDVLAESYPDVNVSLSSAVVPVIREYERTSTTAINAYVAPVVEDYLDFLREELRDEGFEGEVYLMTSSGGVVDIQTAKAEPIRLVESGPAAGVLASRIFGDDHGYDDVFSFDMGGTTAKGAIVRDGDVPMKYQTDVARVHRFREGSGYDIISPQIDLTEIGAGGGSVASVNDAGLVEVGPESAGSDPGPICYDQGGDRPTVTDASLLLGFLDPENFYGGRMDLAAERTRSIFEAELADPLDVSVTDAAWRVFEVVNENMATAFRRYAASRGVDTRGLSITALGGAGPSHAFRIAQKLGFEEVICPFGAGVGSSIGLTEAPRMYETSSTHQSVVSALDREAFERQFQPLYEEARAVLSRANVDEGRVSTTLSLDMRHVNQGHEIKVPLPGYDVDEVTPEVACEAFERTYEEKFNRETLEFPVEVLNYRLELREASDETDIAQLAAPADDATDPDGREVYFGDEHGSVETDVYRWATLDPGSELAGPAVVEADQTTVVADPDSTVHVAENYDVTIELDQ; this is encoded by the coding sequence ATGCATACACTTGGCATCGACATCGGAGGGACGTTCACGGACTTCACGCTGGTCGACGAGTCGGCCAGAGAGGTCACCACCGAGAAGGAACCGACGACGCGGGACAACCCGGCGGTCGGTGCCCTCGCCGGGGCGCGTCGGCTGCTCTCCGAACGGGGCATCGCCGCGAGCGACGTGGGGACGGTCATCCACGGGACGACGCTCGTCTCGAACACGCTCATCGAGAAGACCGGTGCGACGACCGGCCTGCTGACGACGGCGGGCATCCGCGACTCCCTGGAACTCCGCCGCGGGTCGCGGTACGACATGTTCGACTGGGACATGGAGTACCCCGACCCGCTGGTGCCGCGTGACCGACGCCTCGAACTCGACGAGCGACTGGACGACGACGGAGCGGTGGTTCGACCCATCGACCGCGACGAGGTCCGCGACCGGGCGGCGACGCTCGTGGAGGACCACGGGGTCGACTCCATCGCGGTGTCGCTGTTGCACTCGTACGTCGACGACGGTCACGAGCGGGTCGTCGAAGACGTCCTCGCCGAGTCGTACCCCGACGTGAACGTCTCGCTGTCGTCGGCGGTCGTTCCGGTCATCCGGGAGTACGAGCGGACGTCGACGACGGCCATCAACGCCTACGTCGCCCCGGTCGTCGAGGACTACCTCGACTTCCTGCGCGAGGAACTCCGCGACGAGGGGTTCGAGGGCGAGGTCTACCTGATGACGTCGAGCGGCGGCGTCGTCGACATCCAGACCGCGAAGGCCGAACCCATCCGCCTCGTCGAGTCCGGGCCGGCCGCCGGCGTCCTCGCCTCCCGAATCTTCGGCGACGACCACGGCTACGACGACGTCTTCTCGTTCGACATGGGCGGGACGACCGCGAAGGGTGCCATCGTCCGCGACGGCGACGTCCCGATGAAGTACCAGACCGACGTCGCTCGCGTCCACCGGTTCCGCGAGGGGAGCGGCTACGACATCATCTCGCCGCAGATCGACCTGACGGAGATCGGCGCCGGTGGCGGGTCCGTCGCCTCGGTCAATGACGCGGGACTCGTCGAGGTCGGCCCGGAGTCCGCTGGGTCCGACCCCGGCCCCATCTGTTACGACCAGGGGGGCGACAGACCGACGGTGACCGACGCCTCCCTCCTGCTGGGCTTTCTCGACCCCGAGAACTTCTACGGCGGGCGCATGGACCTCGCCGCAGAGCGGACGCGCTCGATCTTCGAGGCCGAGCTCGCCGACCCGCTCGACGTCTCGGTCACGGACGCCGCGTGGCGCGTGTTCGAGGTCGTCAACGAGAACATGGCGACCGCCTTCCGTCGCTACGCGGCGAGTCGCGGCGTCGACACGCGGGGACTGAGCATCACCGCACTCGGCGGAGCCGGGCCGTCACACGCGTTCCGGATCGCCCAGAAACTCGGCTTCGAGGAGGTCATCTGTCCGTTCGGCGCGGGCGTCGGCTCCTCCATCGGACTCACCGAGGCCCCCCGGATGTACGAGACGAGTTCGACCCACCAGTCGGTCGTCTCGGCGCTCGACCGGGAGGCCTTCGAACGGCAGTTCCAGCCCCTCTACGAGGAGGCCCGTGCGGTGCTCTCCAGAGCGAACGTCGACGAGGGACGGGTGTCGACCACCCTCAGTCTCGACATGCGGCACGTCAACCAGGGCCACGAGATAAAGGTCCCGCTGCCCGGCTACGACGTCGACGAGGTGACCCCGGAAGTCGCCTGTGAGGCGTTCGAGCGGACCTACGAGGAGAAGTTCAACCGCGAGACGCTGGAGTTCCCGGTCGAGGTCCTGAACTATCGGCTCGAACTCCGGGAGGCGTCCGACGAGACCGACATCGCCCAGTTGGCAGCGCCCGCCGACGACGCCACCGACCCCGACGGCCGCGAGGTCTACTTCGGCGACGAACACGGCTCGGTCGAGACCGACGTCTACCGCTGGGCGACACTCGACCCGGGGAGCGAACTCGCGGGGCCGGCGGTCGTCGAGGCCGACCAGACGACGGTCGTGGCCGACCCCGACTCGACGGTGCACGTCGCCGAGAACTACGACGTAACGATCGAACTCGACCAATGA
- a CDS encoding acyl-CoA synthetase, with amino-acid sequence MSRLDAYHFYERDWESYEALREAFEWEIPERFNMAEYVCDQWADDPERVAFYAESAAGERRTLTYGDVQEEANRLANYLASAGVERGDRVGICLGQRPEAAIAHVAIWKRNAVSVPLSTQFGPDALGYRLDDCGAIGCVVGPSSADTLREVRDDLDALETVLTVDAPPTSAEAEWSAIDEASARFEREPTDPEDDATIIYTSGTTGNPKGVLHAHRLLLGHLPAFAENFLAAGTTDGTVFRTPVEWSWIGSLFSMVMPTLFYGRPLVAYDADRFDPETEFELVERYGITNWGGPTTALRMMMQVDAPTDRFDVASIESVSAGGEAVGESVITWVTETFDGASFEEAYGQTEANLVVGDCSALRPVRAGKMGLAVPGHEVTVVDPETAEPTVEAGEVGEIAVRYEGDPVCFVEYWDEPDLTDEKVRNGWLLTEDLGTVDEEGYFSFEGRTDDVIITSGYRVSPEEIEETLASHDAVADVGVIGVPDDQRGEVPNAFVVVADGTEGSATLKRTLEERVKDRLAPYEYPRRIEFVDELPKTSTGKVRRESLRERVATSDS; translated from the coding sequence ATGTCACGACTGGACGCCTATCACTTCTACGAGCGCGACTGGGAGAGCTACGAGGCGCTCCGCGAGGCGTTCGAGTGGGAGATTCCCGAGCGGTTCAACATGGCCGAGTACGTCTGCGACCAGTGGGCCGACGACCCGGAGCGAGTCGCGTTCTACGCCGAGTCCGCGGCCGGCGAGCGCCGAACCCTGACGTACGGGGACGTTCAGGAGGAAGCGAACCGACTCGCCAACTACCTCGCGTCGGCGGGCGTCGAGCGGGGCGACCGCGTGGGCATCTGTCTTGGACAGCGCCCTGAGGCCGCCATCGCTCACGTCGCCATCTGGAAACGCAACGCCGTCTCGGTCCCGCTCAGCACGCAGTTCGGGCCGGACGCGCTCGGCTACCGCCTCGACGACTGCGGCGCTATCGGGTGCGTCGTCGGTCCGTCGAGCGCCGACACGCTCCGCGAGGTGCGCGACGACCTCGACGCGCTGGAGACCGTGCTGACCGTCGACGCTCCCCCGACGTCGGCGGAGGCCGAGTGGAGCGCCATCGACGAGGCGTCCGCACGGTTCGAGCGCGAGCCCACGGACCCCGAGGACGACGCCACCATCATCTACACGAGCGGGACGACCGGCAACCCGAAGGGAGTGTTGCACGCCCACCGCCTGCTGCTCGGTCACCTCCCGGCGTTCGCCGAGAACTTCCTGGCGGCCGGCACCACCGACGGGACGGTCTTTCGGACGCCCGTCGAGTGGTCGTGGATCGGGTCGCTGTTCTCGATGGTGATGCCGACGCTGTTCTACGGTCGACCGCTCGTCGCCTACGACGCGGACCGGTTCGACCCCGAGACGGAGTTCGAACTCGTCGAGCGCTACGGCATCACGAACTGGGGCGGCCCGACGACGGCGCTCCGCATGATGATGCAGGTCGACGCGCCGACCGACCGGTTCGACGTCGCGTCCATCGAGTCGGTGTCGGCCGGCGGCGAGGCGGTCGGCGAGAGCGTCATCACGTGGGTGACGGAGACGTTCGACGGCGCGTCGTTCGAGGAGGCGTACGGACAGACCGAGGCGAACCTCGTCGTGGGCGACTGCAGCGCGTTGCGACCGGTTCGCGCCGGGAAGATGGGGCTGGCAGTGCCGGGCCACGAGGTGACGGTCGTCGACCCCGAGACGGCCGAACCGACCGTCGAAGCGGGCGAGGTGGGCGAGATTGCAGTCCGGTACGAGGGCGACCCGGTCTGTTTCGTGGAGTACTGGGACGAACCCGACCTGACCGACGAGAAGGTGCGAAACGGGTGGCTCCTCACCGAGGACCTCGGGACGGTCGACGAGGAGGGCTACTTCTCGTTCGAAGGGCGGACCGACGACGTCATCATCACCTCGGGCTACCGGGTTAGTCCCGAGGAGATCGAGGAAACGCTCGCCAGTCACGACGCCGTGGCCGACGTCGGCGTCATCGGCGTCCCCGACGACCAGCGAGGCGAGGTCCCGAACGCGTTCGTCGTCGTCGCCGACGGGACCGAGGGGTCCGCGACCCTGAAACGGACGCTCGAAGAGCGCGTGAAGGACCGCCTCGCCCCGTACGAGTACCCCCGGCGAATCGAGTTCGTCGACGAACTCCCGAAGACGTCGACCGGGAAGGTCCGCCGTGAGTCGCTCCGCGAACGAGTCGCCACCTCAGACTCCTGA
- a CDS encoding acyl-CoA dehydrogenase family protein — MEFGIPEEIQELLDDLDQFIEEEIEPLEAEHEEFFDERREHARTDWERDGQPAEEWEDLLSEMRRRADEAGFYRYALPERMGGQGGTNLGMAIVREHLAHKGVGLHNVLQSEASIVGNHQFPQILERFGTDEQQELIEDVTSGEVFVAFGLTEPEHGSDATWMDTSAERVGGPAGDEWVIDGAKRWNSGMHVADYDLVFARTSGEDGDGEGITAFLVPTDADGFEVEYFWWTFNMPTDHAEVSLDGVRVPDSAIVGEEGKGLHVAQRFVHESRIRQAAASLGAAQFCIDEAVDYAKERETWGEPLASRQAIQFPLAELHTEAEMLRNTVRKTAAALDDEGQMITESGSSVSELVAMCNYTANNLVCRAADQAMQVHGGVGYSRHKPFEHIYRHHRRYRITEGAEEIQKRRVAGHLFDYI; from the coding sequence ATGGAGTTCGGCATCCCGGAGGAGATACAGGAACTGCTCGACGACCTGGACCAGTTCATCGAAGAGGAGATCGAACCGCTCGAAGCGGAACACGAGGAGTTCTTCGACGAGCGACGGGAACACGCGCGGACGGACTGGGAGCGGGACGGTCAACCCGCAGAGGAGTGGGAAGACCTGCTCTCGGAGATGCGACGGCGGGCCGACGAGGCGGGCTTCTACCGGTACGCGCTCCCCGAGCGGATGGGCGGGCAGGGAGGGACGAACCTCGGGATGGCCATCGTCAGAGAACACCTCGCTCACAAGGGAGTCGGCCTGCACAACGTGCTCCAGAGCGAGGCCTCCATCGTCGGCAACCACCAGTTCCCCCAGATTCTCGAACGGTTCGGGACCGACGAGCAACAGGAGCTCATCGAGGACGTCACCAGCGGCGAGGTGTTCGTCGCCTTCGGTCTGACCGAGCCGGAACACGGGTCGGACGCGACGTGGATGGACACCAGTGCCGAACGGGTCGGCGGTCCCGCGGGCGACGAGTGGGTCATCGACGGCGCCAAACGCTGGAACAGCGGGATGCACGTCGCCGACTACGACCTCGTGTTCGCCCGGACGAGCGGCGAGGACGGCGACGGCGAGGGCATCACCGCCTTCCTCGTCCCGACGGACGCCGACGGGTTCGAGGTCGAGTACTTCTGGTGGACGTTCAACATGCCGACCGACCACGCCGAAGTCTCTCTCGACGGCGTCCGCGTGCCCGACAGCGCCATCGTCGGCGAGGAGGGCAAGGGGCTGCACGTCGCCCAGCGGTTCGTCCACGAGAGCCGCATCCGGCAGGCGGCCGCGAGCCTCGGCGCGGCGCAGTTCTGCATCGACGAGGCGGTCGACTACGCCAAGGAGCGCGAGACGTGGGGCGAACCGCTGGCCTCCCGGCAGGCCATCCAGTTCCCGCTGGCGGAACTGCACACGGAAGCCGAGATGCTCCGCAACACCGTCCGGAAGACCGCCGCGGCCCTCGACGACGAGGGGCAGATGATCACCGAGTCGGGGTCGTCGGTGAGCGAACTGGTCGCGATGTGCAACTACACCGCCAACAACCTCGTCTGCCGAGCCGCCGACCAGGCGATGCAGGTCCACGGCGGCGTCGGCTACAGTCGCCACAAACCGTTCGAGCACATCTACCGCCACCACCGCCGCTACCGCATCACCGAGGGCGCAGAGGAAATCCAGAAACGCAGAGTCGCCGGCCACCTCTTCGACTACATCTGA
- a CDS encoding enoyl-CoA hydratase/isomerase family protein, with translation MSTSDIDDAVLLDVDDGVATVRLNRPERRNALSPDVIAGVTDAFEDLQARDDVRCVVVTGSEGVFCAGGDIESMGERERTTAADAVERITDSAHDLVETVATFPLPVVAKLGGPAFGAGGAIALACDVRVASTDAKIGFGFRQVGLTIDSGLSHFLPRLVGRGRAKDLVFSGELVDAQRAADLGLFERVFDAETFDERADRYVQQVASGPTAALRHSKRLLDSNGDQSLRGALQSEATAQAALMDTADHEEGVSAFQEGREPEFEGH, from the coding sequence GTGTCGACGAGCGACATCGACGACGCCGTCCTCCTCGACGTGGACGACGGGGTCGCCACGGTCAGGCTGAACAGACCCGAGCGACGGAACGCACTCTCCCCGGACGTGATAGCTGGCGTCACGGACGCGTTCGAGGACCTCCAGGCGCGCGACGACGTGCGCTGCGTCGTCGTGACGGGCAGCGAAGGCGTGTTCTGTGCTGGCGGGGACATCGAGAGCATGGGCGAACGCGAGCGGACGACCGCCGCCGACGCCGTCGAGCGCATCACGGACAGCGCCCACGACCTCGTCGAGACCGTCGCGACCTTCCCGCTCCCGGTCGTCGCGAAACTCGGCGGGCCGGCGTTCGGCGCTGGCGGTGCCATCGCACTGGCCTGCGACGTCCGGGTGGCGAGTACGGACGCGAAGATCGGGTTCGGGTTCCGGCAGGTCGGTCTCACCATCGACTCCGGACTCTCGCACTTCCTGCCGCGACTGGTCGGCCGAGGCCGGGCCAAGGACCTCGTGTTCAGCGGCGAGTTGGTCGACGCGCAGCGAGCGGCCGACCTCGGCCTGTTCGAACGGGTGTTCGACGCCGAGACGTTCGACGAACGTGCCGACCGGTACGTCCAGCAGGTCGCCAGCGGACCGACGGCGGCGCTCAGACACTCCAAGCGCCTCCTCGACAGCAACGGTGACCAGTCACTCCGGGGCGCGCTGCAGTCCGAGGCGACCGCACAGGCGGCCCTCATGGACACGGCCGACCACGAGGAGGGCGTCAGCGCCTTCCAGGAGGGACGAGAGCCCGAGTTCGAGGGACACTGA
- a CDS encoding TIGR03617 family F420-dependent LLM class oxidoreductase, with product MSELKIDVGVQGLSDETADLARKAEEFGFDGVFASELDTDPFLPLSLVAEHTSTVELGTRIATSFTRSPMVLAYMAWNLQRYSNGRMVLGLGTQVKGHNERRFSVDFEWERPGPRLREEVLALRHIFDVFQGEADDLDFDGEFYEFSLMTEEFNPGPIEEGPPAIWTAGVNEYMLTMAGEVADGLCMHAFNTPKYTDEVIAPLVEKGANIGDRDPEAVDLSASPFLVTGETEEQRREMLQEAKRRIAFYGSTRTYHDVLELHGWKDVGMELHELSKDDQWGEMTELVTDEMVDAFAIRAPPEDLGEEIVETYGGVADRVQLQFDGSDYWADVLEDLRAA from the coding sequence ATGAGCGAGCTCAAGATAGACGTCGGCGTCCAGGGACTGTCCGACGAGACCGCCGACCTCGCGAGGAAGGCGGAGGAGTTCGGCTTCGACGGGGTGTTCGCGTCGGAACTCGACACGGACCCGTTCCTCCCGCTGTCGCTGGTCGCCGAACACACCTCGACCGTCGAACTGGGAACCCGCATCGCCACGTCGTTCACGCGTTCACCGATGGTGCTGGCGTACATGGCGTGGAACCTGCAGCGATACTCGAACGGCCGGATGGTCCTCGGCCTCGGGACGCAGGTGAAAGGGCACAACGAGCGGCGGTTCTCCGTCGACTTCGAGTGGGAGCGACCGGGGCCACGGCTCCGCGAGGAGGTCCTGGCGCTTCGCCACATCTTCGACGTGTTCCAGGGTGAAGCCGACGACCTGGACTTCGACGGCGAGTTCTACGAGTTCTCGCTGATGACCGAGGAGTTCAATCCTGGCCCCATCGAGGAGGGGCCACCGGCCATCTGGACGGCCGGCGTCAACGAGTACATGCTCACGATGGCCGGCGAGGTCGCCGACGGCCTCTGCATGCACGCGTTCAACACGCCGAAGTACACCGACGAAGTCATCGCCCCGCTCGTCGAGAAGGGCGCGAACATCGGCGACCGCGACCCCGAGGCGGTCGACCTCTCGGCCAGTCCGTTCCTCGTCACCGGCGAGACCGAGGAGCAACGTCGGGAGATGCTCCAGGAAGCGAAACGGCGCATCGCGTTCTACGGGTCGACGCGGACGTACCACGACGTCCTCGAACTCCACGGCTGGAAGGACGTCGGCATGGAACTCCACGAGCTGTCGAAGGACGACCAGTGGGGCGAGATGACCGAACTGGTCACCGACGAGATGGTCGACGCGTTCGCCATCCGCGCACCGCCCGAGGACCTCGGTGAAGAGATCGTCGAGACGTACGGGGGCGTCGCCGACCGCGTCCAGCTACAGTTCGACGGCAGCGACTACTGGGCGGACGTACTCGAAGACCTTCGCGCGGCGTGA
- a CDS encoding class I adenylate-forming enzyme family protein has product MHGMTIGYLAERNARKWPDREAVVHRANGERLVTHTFEAFDDRTDRLAAGLAERGVEKGDSVALYTKNNAETLEAFVGAMKLGALVVPVNHRFKGEEVRYVLEDSDASLCLVDDFGAETLADVRDAVDHVVSVDDPPSFADSYEALLADDPTTLDADVGRLDEAGIMYTSGTTGDPKGCVYTHDNLVQLAQDAAEAWAFLEPGNRHLVSTPLFHVGAFVPFLNNFYAGGATVVVDGFDAERTLSLIEAERVNSTYLVPTQTRMLLDLDAFDAFDVSSLDTYSTGAAPVGAALKRETMDRFDCDVIETFGQTEALCLHLLPDDAIEKADSVGESMLNLGAKVVDEGGEELPPGEVGRIAYRGPTVFDRYHGMPEKTAEVFDDGWFVSDDLVHRDEDGFFHFVGRADDMIITGGENVHPAEIEEVLHDHPDIAEVAVIGVPDQEWGEAVKACVVAAEGSSLSQSDVVAHVAARLADFKKPRRVEFYDELPRNPTGKVLKSELA; this is encoded by the coding sequence ATGCACGGGATGACCATCGGGTACCTCGCCGAGCGCAACGCCCGCAAGTGGCCGGACCGCGAGGCGGTCGTACACCGGGCGAACGGCGAGCGACTCGTCACTCACACGTTCGAAGCGTTCGACGACCGGACCGACCGACTCGCGGCGGGACTCGCCGAGCGGGGCGTCGAGAAGGGCGACAGCGTCGCGCTGTACACGAAGAACAACGCCGAGACGCTCGAAGCGTTCGTCGGGGCGATGAAGCTCGGCGCGCTGGTCGTCCCCGTCAACCACCGGTTCAAGGGCGAGGAGGTCCGCTACGTCCTCGAGGACAGCGACGCGAGCCTCTGTCTCGTCGACGACTTCGGCGCGGAGACGCTCGCGGACGTCCGCGACGCCGTCGACCACGTCGTCTCCGTCGACGACCCGCCGTCGTTCGCCGACTCCTACGAGGCGCTCCTCGCCGACGACCCGACGACCCTCGACGCCGACGTCGGTCGACTGGACGAGGCCGGCATCATGTACACCTCGGGGACGACCGGTGACCCGAAGGGCTGTGTCTACACCCACGACAACCTCGTCCAGCTGGCGCAGGACGCCGCCGAGGCGTGGGCGTTCCTCGAACCGGGCAACCGTCACCTCGTCTCGACGCCGCTGTTCCACGTCGGCGCGTTCGTCCCCTTCCTGAACAACTTCTACGCAGGGGGCGCGACCGTCGTCGTCGACGGGTTCGACGCAGAACGGACGCTCTCGCTGATCGAGGCGGAGCGGGTGAACTCGACGTACCTCGTCCCGACGCAGACCCGGATGCTGCTGGACCTCGACGCGTTCGACGCGTTCGACGTCTCCAGCCTCGACACGTACAGCACGGGAGCCGCGCCGGTCGGGGCGGCGCTCAAGCGAGAGACGATGGACCGCTTCGACTGCGACGTCATCGAGACGTTCGGTCAGACGGAGGCGCTCTGTCTCCACCTCCTCCCGGATGACGCCATCGAGAAGGCCGACAGCGTCGGCGAGTCGATGTTGAACCTGGGCGCGAAGGTCGTCGACGAGGGCGGCGAGGAACTGCCACCGGGCGAAGTGGGCCGCATCGCCTACCGCGGGCCGACCGTCTTCGACCGGTACCACGGGATGCCCGAGAAGACCGCCGAGGTGTTCGACGACGGCTGGTTCGTCTCCGACGACCTCGTCCACCGCGACGAGGACGGCTTCTTCCACTTCGTCGGCCGCGCCGACGACATGATCATCACCGGCGGCGAGAACGTCCACCCGGCCGAGATAGAGGAGGTGCTCCACGACCACCCCGACATCGCGGAAGTCGCCGTCATCGGCGTCCCAGACCAGGAGTGGGGCGAGGCCGTGAAAGCGTGTGTCGTCGCGGCCGAGGGGTCCTCACTCTCCCAGTCGGACGTCGTCGCACACGTGGCGGCTCGGCTGGCGGACTTCAAGAAGCCGCGACGAGTCGAGTTCTACGACGAACTGCCGCGCAACCCGACCGGCAAGGTGCTCAAGAGCGAACTGGCGTGA
- a CDS encoding acyl-CoA dehydrogenase family protein: MPSRTMDFEEPAAATDLKDELSAFIEREIEPLEEDHERFLGPDAERHIFDENFEQVPEYLDLKETIRKRAAEADFWGMSMPESVGGRGVDTLTSAIVSEFLENRPPGFHTYAVQGAGGGPTPILLACDEAQREEYLDPLMAGEKTTCFALTEPDHGSDPNFLETTAERVSGPAGDEWVIDGEKSWISNGPYADFAMVFARTSGDAGEVGGISCFLVDADTPGFEVGDVHRPMGHAWVAPSKLRFDDCRVGDDQLLGDEGAGFYQAMNWIGNARLNVAAGCVGSAEFLVEKALDYAEDRETFGKPLVERQGISFPLAEVATDVERTRQLYRYAAWKVDDDRDARKEIAMAKLSAATLENRAADVAMQVHGGSGYSRREPIEERYRTSRGKRLTEGTDEMQKQTIVGELRD, translated from the coding sequence ATGCCATCCCGTACCATGGACTTCGAGGAGCCAGCAGCCGCGACCGACCTGAAGGACGAACTCTCGGCGTTCATCGAGCGCGAGATCGAACCGCTCGAGGAGGACCACGAGCGATTCCTCGGCCCCGACGCGGAGCGACACATCTTCGACGAGAACTTCGAGCAGGTCCCCGAGTACCTCGACCTGAAGGAGACGATTCGCAAACGCGCTGCGGAGGCGGACTTCTGGGGGATGAGCATGCCGGAGTCGGTCGGTGGCCGGGGCGTCGACACGCTCACCAGCGCCATCGTCTCGGAGTTCCTGGAGAACCGTCCGCCAGGGTTCCACACGTACGCCGTGCAGGGCGCGGGTGGCGGGCCGACACCCATCCTGCTCGCCTGCGACGAGGCGCAGCGCGAGGAGTACCTCGACCCGCTGATGGCCGGCGAGAAGACCACCTGCTTCGCACTCACCGAACCGGACCACGGGAGCGACCCGAACTTCCTGGAGACGACCGCCGAACGGGTCAGCGGACCCGCAGGCGACGAGTGGGTCATCGACGGCGAGAAGTCGTGGATCAGCAACGGCCCGTACGCCGACTTCGCGATGGTGTTCGCTCGGACGAGTGGCGACGCGGGCGAGGTCGGTGGCATCTCCTGTTTCCTCGTCGACGCCGACACGCCCGGCTTCGAGGTGGGCGACGTCCACCGGCCGATGGGACACGCGTGGGTCGCCCCCTCGAAGCTCCGGTTCGACGACTGTCGCGTCGGCGACGACCAGCTCCTCGGCGACGAAGGGGCGGGGTTCTACCAGGCGATGAACTGGATCGGGAACGCGCGGCTGAACGTCGCCGCCGGCTGCGTCGGCTCGGCCGAGTTCCTCGTCGAGAAGGCGCTCGACTACGCCGAGGACCGCGAGACGTTCGGGAAACCGCTCGTCGAACGACAGGGCATCTCGTTCCCGCTCGCCGAGGTGGCGACCGACGTCGAGCGGACGCGACAGCTCTATCGCTACGCCGCCTGGAAGGTCGACGACGACCGCGACGCGCGCAAGGAGATCGCCATGGCGAAGCTCTCGGCGGCCACCCTGGAGAACCGGGCCGCCGACGTCGCCATGCAGGTCCACGGTGGGTCGGGGTACTCCAGGCGCGAACCCATCGAGGAACGCTACCGGACCTCTCGTGGGAAGCGACTCACCGAGGGTACCGACGAGATGCAGAAACAGACCATCGTGGGAGAACTGCGCGACTGA
- a CDS encoding SDR family NAD(P)-dependent oxidoreductase gives MRVSNAIGEIDFSGQTAIVTGGASGIGRQISDTFAALGSNVAIADIEEGPAEEAAAELEDDHDVEAIAVETDVSSYDAVTEMVETVDDAFGRIDSLVNNAGIGESKPFVDTEPEGWEKIVGVCLYGTMNCTHAVLPHMTEQDEGGAIVNFASDSFKGNDPGLSVYGAAKAGNVSFTRTVAHEVGGDGVRVNCLSPGTTKTPATAEWIEEYEEKILESYALDRIGEPEDHADAVAFLCSDAADWVTGEVLSVNGGYIRG, from the coding sequence ATGCGCGTAAGCAACGCGATTGGAGAGATAGACTTCTCCGGCCAGACGGCTATCGTCACCGGCGGAGCGTCGGGCATCGGACGGCAGATCAGCGACACGTTCGCCGCACTCGGTTCGAACGTCGCCATCGCCGACATCGAGGAGGGGCCAGCCGAGGAGGCGGCCGCCGAACTGGAGGACGACCACGACGTCGAGGCCATCGCGGTCGAGACCGACGTCTCGTCGTACGACGCCGTCACCGAGATGGTCGAGACCGTCGACGACGCGTTCGGTCGAATCGACAGCCTCGTCAACAACGCCGGCATCGGGGAGAGCAAACCGTTCGTCGACACCGAACCGGAGGGCTGGGAGAAGATCGTCGGCGTCTGTCTCTACGGGACGATGAACTGCACGCACGCCGTCCTCCCCCACATGACCGAGCAGGACGAAGGCGGCGCTATCGTCAACTTCGCCAGCGACTCGTTCAAGGGGAACGACCCAGGACTGTCCGTCTACGGGGCGGCGAAGGCGGGGAACGTCTCGTTCACCCGGACCGTCGCCCACGAGGTCGGGGGCGACGGCGTCCGCGTGAACTGCCTGTCGCCGGGCACGACGAAGACGCCGGCGACCGCCGAGTGGATCGAGGAGTACGAGGAGAAGATCCTCGAGTCGTACGCGCTCGACCGTATCGGCGAACCCGAAGACCACGCCGACGCCGTGGCGTTCCTCTGTAGCGACGCCGCCGACTGGGTCACCGGCGAGGTGCTCAGCGTCAACGGCGGCTACATCCGCGGCTAG